A DNA window from Ostrea edulis chromosome 5, xbOstEdul1.1, whole genome shotgun sequence contains the following coding sequences:
- the LOC125651185 gene encoding uncharacterized protein LOC125651185: MLPPHPVHTVKNPNVMYSQAGQDEGVYKIFPKENGFFIEMGAFDGKHLSNTLWLERRHGWAGLLIEANPDLCRQIDAHKRHVWRLCACILGNQNSVDFIKDDVFGGMKAVEKQIHLLKSPEVAKVPCYSMKTVLDKIGIHHIDYFSLDVEGAELLVLESMRDDLLSGRLTVDVWTVEFLVKSNNYVDSFKTDDKLNKIKQFFSEIGGYFPHSTANLATGEPIDVVFVNIKTWCKLHDRLPNEKSCKSNH; encoded by the coding sequence ATGTTACCCCCACATCCCGTTCACACCGTAAAAAATCCTAACGTGATGTACTCACAAGCGGGGCAAGACGAGggggtatacaaaatatttccaaaagaGAATGGATTCTTTATAGAAATGGGAGCATTCGATGGGAAGCACTTGTCCAATACTCTGTGGTTGGAGCGCAGACACGGTTGGGCGGGTCTCCTGATAGAAGCTAATCCCGACCTCTGTCGTCAAATTGACGCTCACAAGCGACACGTATGGCGACTATGTGCTTGTATCTTAGGTAACCAAAACAGTGTGGACTTCATAAAGGACGATGTGTTCGGGGGAATGAAGGCAGTAGAGAAACAGATACACCTGCTCAAGAGTCCCGAGGTCGCCAAAGTGCCGTGTTACTCAATGAAAACCGTGCTGGACAAGATCGGCATACACCACATAGATTATTTCTCACTAGATGTGGAGGGGGCAGAACTTTTGGTACTGGAGTCAATGAGGGATGACCTGCTCTCTGGGAGACTCACTGTGGATGTGTGGACAGTCGAGTTCTTAGTGAAAAGCAATAATTACGTGGATTCTTTCAAAACAGATGATAAACTCAACAAAATCAAGCAGTTTTTCTCCGAAATTGGGGGATATTTTCCACATTCTACAGCAAACCTTGCCACAGGGGAGCCCATAGATGTAGTGTttgttaacattaaaacatgGTGCAAACTTCATGATAGACTTCCTAATGAAAAAAGCTGCAAAAGTAACCATTGA